The Candidatus Hydrogenedentota bacterium DNA segment GTCAAGGATCGCAGGTTTTTCGAGGAGCCATCCACGGTGTTCGTCAAGACAAGAACTTCAGATTGAAACCCGAGCAGTCTCAATCCATGCATAGAAAGTTGAGCTGGCCATTTGTTGGTGGGGCTGTATTGTCCGGAGTTGTCATCCACTAATGAGATTCGTTGCCGGAGATGAAACTCACTGCGAGAGTACTTCAATCGCCGGTCACTTCTCGGTTACTCCCTATCCAGGATCTCGCGAACCTTGCGCACGAGCGCAGTCGGTGAATACGGCTTCTCGATGAGTTCGATGCCTTCTTTCAGCACGAAGTCCGTGTGAATAACGCTCGTGCTGTAACCGCTGGAAAACAGGAAGCGGAGACGAGGGAAGCGCGCGCGAAGCGCGTCATAGACGGCCTTACCGCTCATCTTGGGCATGACGACGTCGAGAAATGCGAGGTCAATCTTATCCGCATGCTTCTCGAAGATCTCGACCGCTTCCTCTCCGTTGGTCGCCAACAAGACGGTAAACCCTGCGCTTTCAAGGATTCGCACCGCAAGTCTCTGCAACATTTCCTCGTCCTCGGCGACAAGAATCGTCTCCGAGCCGCCTCGCGCGGGTTCCAGCACTTCGGACTTCAACGATTTCGTAACGGTTTGATCGAAGCTGGGCAGATACACCTTGAACCGCGAACCCTTGCCCACCTCGCTGTAGACCTGAATCATGCCCTGATGTTGCCGCACAATTCCGTAAACGGTCGCCAATCCCAATCCCGTACCCTTGCCCAGATCTTTCGTCGTGAAAAAGGGCTCGAATATCCGTGCCTGAGTCTCTGCACTCATTCCGCATCCGGTGTCTGTCACACTCAACAACACGAACCGGCCCGGCGAGGCCCAGGCGTGCGCGTTGCAGTATTCTTCGTCAATGGTCACGGACTCGGTTTCAATCGAGATCACCCCGCCCTCTGGCATCGCATCCCGCGCGTTTAGGCAGAGGTTTAGCAGTACCTGCTCCATTTGCCCCCGGTCGGCATGAACGACGCCCAGTTCCGGGCCGTGCGAAACATTCACCTCGATGTCTTCACCGATGACACGCCGCAACATCTTGATCATACCGTTGATGACGCTGCTCAGATCCAAGTCTTCAATTGTCAAAATCTGGCGGCGACTGAAAGCGAGAAGCTGACGTGTCAACGTAGAAGCCCGCTGCGTAGCCTGGAGAATCTCGTCTGTGAATTCGCTTGCTTCACCATCACTCGGAAGCCGATCCCGAAGCAAGCTGCCATAGCCAAGAATCGCTTGCAGGATGTTGTTGAAATCGTGCGCCACGCCTCCGGCCAGTTGCCCAATGGCCTCCATCTTCTGCGCCTGACGATACTGCTCCTCCAACTCTTCCCGCTCCCGGTCGCGCCTCTGTCGAGAGAGGATTTCCCACATCTTATAGAGTAACGTCGAAATGGCCGTGACGTCCGTCTCTGTGTAGTTGGATTTCTTATTGGCTACTATCGCAACCGCTGTGACGCGACCCATCTCGATTGCCGGAACTGCAACATATCGCGTAATCTCCGCATTCCCTGAATCGACCTCGAGCGCTCCGGCGCCTGGCGCCGTGGTCGTGTTACATAAGATGGGTTTCCGCTCGCGGACGGAGTTCTCCCAAAACTCGACGGCGCAGTGTTCCGATTCAACGGGAATACCATCGACGTTGAAT contains these protein-coding regions:
- a CDS encoding response regulator; the encoded protein is MTRLLVVDDNEQNRYLLQALLVGHGYEVQVAVEGAEALEIARTTPPNLIVTDILMPGMDGYSLCRHWKNDATLKSIPFVFYTATYTDAKDEEFALGLGADRFIIKPQEPEALLGIIEEVISDHEAGRLGPPRESALEETAYVKGYNEALIRKLEDKLMQLEITKASLEREVAERRRAEEDALRAGREWQRTFDATNSAMWILDLEQRIVRSNKTSERFFPYSCDELIGKHCWEVVHNSDRPIVGCPTQRVRESLRRESMEHQTERGWFEITVDPVLDKEGRFAGSIHIVSDITERKRTHEALATHSRRVQALIDLQQLSHAPADQVLDFAIDAFMSVTQSEHAFVGILSEDEKSMVIQRCSKGAFNVDGIPVESEHCAVEFWENSVRERKPILCNTTTAPGAGALEVDSGNAEITRYVAVPAIEMGRVTAVAIVANKKSNYTETDVTAISTLLYKMWEILSRQRRDREREELEEQYRQAQKMEAIGQLAGGVAHDFNNILQAILGYGSLLRDRLPSDGEASEFTDEILQATQRASTLTRQLLAFSRRQILTIEDLDLSSVINGMIKMLRRVIGEDIEVNVSHGPELGVVHADRGQMEQVLLNLCLNARDAMPEGGVISIETESVTIDEEYCNAHAWASPGRFVLLSVTDTGCGMSAETQARIFEPFFTTKDLGKGTGLGLATVYGIVRQHQGMIQVYSEVGKGSRFKVYLPSFDQTVTKSLKSEVLEPARGGSETILVAEDEEMLQRLAVRILESAGFTVLLATNGEEAVEIFEKHADKIDLAFLDVVMPKMSGKAVYDALRARFPRLRFLFSSGYSTSVIHTDFVLKEGIELIEKPYSPTALVRKVREILDRE